A genomic segment from Pseudopipra pipra isolate bDixPip1 chromosome 14, bDixPip1.hap1, whole genome shotgun sequence encodes:
- the CEBPA gene encoding CCAAT/enhancer-binding protein alpha, with the protein MEQANFYEVDSRPPMSSGQHHQLQTPLPGSAYSYRGAPSAAAPAAGGAELGDICENENSIDISAYIDPAAFNDEFLADLFQHSKQQEKAKAILAGDFDFHTMHGAGAAASAPGHQQQHHQQPLFGCVAGYMDGKLDPLYERIAAPGLRPLVIKQEPREEEEVKSAALSALYPHHAPQQHPSHLQYQIAHCAQTTMHLQPGHPTPPPTPVPSPHHPHHPHPPGGLPAAGALKMMPADHRSKSKKTVDKNSNEYRVRRERNNIAVRKSRDKAKQRNVETQQKVLELTTDNERLRKRVEQLTRELETLRGIFRQLPESSLVKAMGSCA; encoded by the coding sequence ATGGAGCAAGCCAACTTCTACGAGGTCGATTCCCGGCCCCCGATGAGCAGCGGtcagcaccaccagctccaGACTCCCCTGCCCGGCAGCGCTTACAGCTACAGAGGGGCTCCCTCGGCGGCGGCACCTGCTGCGGGCGGCGCGGAGCTCGGCGACATCTGCGAGAACGAGAACTCCATCGACATCAGCGCCTACATCGACCCCGCCGCCTTCAACGACGAGTTCCTGGCCGACCTCTTCCAGCACAGCAAGCAGCAGGAGAAAGCCAAGGCCATCCTGGCCGGGGATTTCGACTTCCACACCATGCATggggccggcgccgccgcctcggCGCCggggcaccagcagcagcaccaccagcagccgCTCTTCGGCTGCGTGGCCGGCTACATGGACGGCAAGCTCGACCCCCTGTACGAGCGCATCGCCGCGCCCGGCTTGCGGCCGCTGGTGATCAAGCAGGAGCCccgagaggaggaggaggtgaagTCGGCGGCCCTGTCGGCCCTCTACCCCCATCACGCCCCGCAGCAGCACCCGTCCCACCTGCAGTACCAGATCGCCCACTGCGCCCAGACCACCATGCACCTCCAGCCCGGGCACCCCACGCCGCCCCCCACGCCGGTGCCCAGCCCGCACCACCCGCACCACCCGCACCCCCCCGGCGGCCTGCCCGCCGCCGGCGCCCTCAAGATGATGCCCGCGGACCACCGGAGCAAATCGAAAAAGACAGTGGACAAGAACAGCAATGAGTACCGGGTGCGCCGGGAGCGCAACAACATCGCGGTGCGCAAGAGCCGGGACAAGGCCAAGCAGCGCAACGTGGAGACGCAGCAGAAGGTGCTGGAGCTCACCACCGACAACGAGCGGCTGCGCAAGCGGGTGGAGCAGCTCACCCGCGAGCTGGAGACTCTGCGGGGCATCTTCAGGCAGCTGCCCGAGAGCTCGCTGGTGAAGGCCATGGGCAGCTGCGCTTAG